Proteins from a single region of Plasmodium brasilianum strain Bolivian I chromosome 13, whole genome shotgun sequence:
- a CDS encoding prefoldin subunit 2 yields the protein METANSIELSKLNEQNEAKSAYEQIEKDRVQLVSKIEELYQDVVEHKLVLEALENVPSDRRCYRMVGEILVERTVGEIKPALVDHKNKVEQIIAECQKKLDEKNNEISKIVKNTKSANITSDLVSNKAQDNMGNSTDKDKKPQGVIF from the exons ATGGAAACTGCGAATAGCATTGAATTGTCCaaattaaatgaacaaaatgaagcTAAGTCAGCATACGAACAAATTGAAAAAGATAGAGTTCAATTAGTATCTAAGATAGAAGAATTGTATCAAGACGTAGTGGAACacaa ATTAGTCTTGGAAGCTTTAGAAAATGTTCCATCTGATAGAAGATGTTATAGAATGGTGGGAGAAATTTTAGTTGAAAGAACAGTTGGAGAGATTAAACCAGCTTTGGTAGATCATAAAAACAAG GTGGAACAAATTATAGCTGAGTGCCAAAAGAAATTAGACGaaaaaaataacgaaatttcaaaaattgtgaaaaa tacAAAGTCAGCGAATATAACTAGTGATCTTGTTTCAAACAAGGCTCAAGATAATATGGGCAATTCTACCGACAAGGACAAAAAACCCCAAGGtgtcattttttaa
- a CDS encoding lysine--tRNA ligase: protein MRKITRNITRKITRNLERKITRNLARKITRNTVRNIARNTARNIARNTARNIVRKIMRKKKKLLLLSFLLSAFSFLRKKSACFKRNNIIKLKNISTVNHKKNIYKNKKKYFILYSHGKEFFERVKKLNVLSDVLNIDAYPTSYIKRTIKINDLKNKYEFLKDGERKTDETYVVYGRVIVKRNNGMFLNIQDDTGNVQIYLDENILIHKKISEKDNAYTVRSVTSSMDVHYSNNLFGENSIHLSNEIGNGTVQKDDTNLCNQKDQYKNINGISARKIIDVGDFIAVKGFMRKSLRGEITLHTKEIYVLTKSLLPLPDKHKGMKDVEYKYRKRYLDFLTNKEQKEKIITRFKLIQEIRKILLKKKYIEVDTPILQLLPGGATAKAFETFLKSLNLVLYLRIAPELYLKKLIISGISEKIFELSKCFRNEGLSTIHNPEFTLLEIYKSYSNYKYMIKFAENLIKSLAKKFPSNPRYNIIQQKKKWKKISFIKIIKDYTSINFLNLSFDEAYNEARKLNITFDQTKDHLNWGLVVEEVFKKKVEPYLNNQPVHIFHLPSDTSPLSKTLNKNKKLSERFETYIGKMEIANGYSEEANALVQEKKFFSQYLLKYKINKENINSIEYLSNEKNVNQSNKVSLSPKHLTNDKDTINLSKQNLDNEHHEIDYDYVTALAHGLPPTGGLGIGVDRLCMLFTDSVSIKNVLSFPIIKPN from the coding sequence ATGAGGAAAATAACGAGAAATATAACGAGAAAAATAACAAGAAATTTAGAGAGAAAAATAACAAGAAATTTAGCGAGAAAAATAACGAGAAATACTGTAAGAAATATAGCGAGAAATACTGCAAGAAATATAGCGAGAAATACTGCAAGAAATATAGTGAGAAaaataatgagaaaaaaaaaaaaattgctctTATTATCATTTCTTCTATCAGCATTTTCATTCTTGCGTAAAAAGTCCGCATGCTTTAAACGTAACAATATCATTAagttgaaaaatatttctacaGTAAACcacaagaaaaatatttataaaaataagaaaaaatatttcatccTATACAGTCATGGAAAGGAATTTTTTGAAAGAGTGAAAAAGCTAAACGTCTTGTCAGATGTTTTGAATATTGATGCGTATCCCACatcttatataaaaagaaccataaaaattaatgatttaaaaaataaatacgaaTTTCTAAAAGACGGTGAAAGGAAAACCGACGAAACGTATGTTGTTTATGGTCGAGTTATAGTAAAACGAAATAATGGCATGTTTCTGAATATACAAGATGACACAGGTAACGTGCAAATATATCtagatgaaaatattttaattcacaaaaaaatttctgAGAAGGATAATGCATATACGGTTAGAAGTGTAACGTCTAGTATGGATGTACATTATTCGAACAATCTTTTTGGAGAAAATTCCATTCATTTATCCAATGAAATAGGAAATGGTACTGTCCAGAAGGACGATACCAATTTGTGTAACCAAAAGGatcaatataaaaatataaacggAATAAGTGCACGGAAAATAATAGATGTAGGAGATTTTATAGCTGTAAAAGGTTTTATGAGAAAATCATTAAGAGGAGAAATTACACTACatacaaaagaaatatatgtactaaCAAAATCTCTTTTACCCCTACCAGACAAACATAAAGGTATGAAAGATgttgaatataaatatagaaaaagatatcttgattttttaactaataaagaacaaaaagagaaaattataacaagATTTAAGTTAATTcaagaaataagaaaaattttattaaaaaaaaaatatatagaagtAGATACACCcatattacaattattaccTGGTGGTGCTACGGCCAAAGCATttgaaacatttttaaaatctttAAATTTAGTTTTGTATTTAAGAATTGCTCCTGAATTgtatttaaagaaattaattataagtGGAATAtcagaaaaaatttttgaattaaGTAAGTGTTTTCGTAATGAGGGCTTAAGTACTATTCATAACCCCGAGTTTACTTTACTTGAAATTTATAAGTCGTATTccaattataaatatatgataaaatttgctgaaaatttaataaaatcacTTGCAAAGAAATTTCCTTCTAATCCAcgttataatataatacagcaaaaaaaaaaatggaaaaaaatttcctttattaaaataataaaagattacacatctataaattttttgaatttatcTTTTGATGAAGCTTATAATGAAGCTaggaaattaaatataaccTTTGATCAAACGAAAGATCATTTAAATTGGGGATTAGTTGTTGAagaagtttttaaaaaaaaagtggaaCCATACTTAAATAATCAGCCTGtgcatatatttcatttaccATCAGATACTTCTCCATTATCTAAAacattaaacaaaaataaaaaattatctgaAAGATTTGAAACATATATaggaaaaatggaaatagcTAATGGATATTCAGAGGAAGCAAATGCATTAgtacaggaaaaaaaattcttctctcaatatttattaaagtataaaattaataaagaaaacataaattcaattgaatatttaagtaatgagaaaaatgtaaatcaAAGCAACAAGGTCAGTCTTTCTCCTAAACACTTGACAAATGATAAGGACACTATTAATTTATCCAAACAGAATTTGGACAATGAACATCATGAAATTGATTACGATTATGTAACAGCATTGGCGCACGGCTTACCGCCAACTGGTGGATTAGGAATAGGAGTTGATCGGTTATGCATGTTGTTCACCGATTCAGTTTCCATCAAAAATGTGTTGTCATTTCCAATTATAAAgccaaattaa